The Streptomyces sp. HUAS CB01 genome has a segment encoding these proteins:
- a CDS encoding ATP-binding protein, giving the protein MTSWLIRDYSQDDLEAVIRVDTESGTTGEPPLFPLSDAVAALQAADPAVVAVADDVVVGAAVSRLEGDRAWILRLCMSPTWRHLGLGSALITALEHRLFAEGVRTVHAVLPEGETGADALRNCDFEARSGLVFFQQRGPVTPQAISMLSSLGAELPPGGLWKRVAGMRHEKQLIERRLVLPLAHPEMAAQHGVELPRAVMLFGPPGTGKSTFARAIASRLAWPFLELFPARLAAEYGLAAGLSRRFDEIAQLDHVLVFIDEVEEVAGTRSGADATAVGIVNELLKAIVRFRGQDGRLLVCATNNVTTLDPAFLRHGRFDYVLPIGPPDHTARTALWESYLARAGAEADCAALASASEGFTPADIAHVARTVSQAQFERTFDTGTRLHPTTDTYLETIRETRPTVSSAMTQEFADQSRKFARI; this is encoded by the coding sequence ATGACGAGCTGGCTCATCAGGGACTACTCCCAGGACGATCTCGAGGCGGTGATCCGTGTCGACACGGAGAGCGGCACGACGGGGGAGCCGCCGCTCTTTCCGCTCTCCGACGCCGTGGCGGCCCTCCAAGCCGCTGATCCGGCCGTGGTGGCGGTGGCGGACGACGTGGTGGTCGGTGCTGCGGTGAGCAGGCTGGAGGGCGACCGGGCGTGGATCCTGCGCCTCTGCATGTCGCCGACCTGGCGGCACCTGGGCCTCGGCAGTGCCCTGATCACGGCTCTCGAGCACCGGCTGTTCGCCGAGGGCGTACGCACGGTGCACGCGGTCCTGCCCGAAGGAGAGACCGGCGCCGACGCCCTGCGGAACTGCGACTTCGAAGCCCGATCCGGCCTGGTCTTCTTCCAGCAGCGCGGGCCGGTGACCCCCCAGGCGATCAGCATGCTGTCCTCTCTCGGAGCGGAGCTGCCGCCTGGAGGACTGTGGAAGAGGGTCGCAGGCATGCGACACGAGAAACAGCTCATCGAGCGCCGCCTGGTCCTGCCGCTGGCCCACCCCGAGATGGCCGCCCAGCACGGCGTCGAACTGCCCCGCGCGGTCATGCTGTTCGGACCACCCGGAACGGGCAAGAGCACATTCGCCCGCGCGATCGCCAGTCGTCTGGCGTGGCCCTTCCTCGAACTGTTCCCGGCGCGCCTCGCCGCCGAGTACGGGCTGGCGGCCGGGCTGAGTCGGCGTTTCGACGAGATCGCCCAGCTCGACCATGTCCTTGTCTTCATCGACGAGGTCGAGGAAGTCGCCGGCACACGAAGCGGCGCGGACGCGACCGCGGTCGGCATCGTCAACGAGCTGCTCAAGGCGATCGTCCGGTTCCGAGGCCAGGACGGACGGCTGCTCGTCTGCGCCACCAACAACGTGACCACACTGGACCCGGCCTTCCTGCGCCACGGCCGCTTCGACTACGTGTTGCCCATCGGCCCTCCCGACCACACGGCCAGGACCGCGCTGTGGGAGAGCTACCTGGCACGAGCAGGCGCGGAGGCCGACTGCGCGGCACTCGCGTCGGCCAGTGAGGGGTTCACCCCCGCCGACATCGCCCACGTCGCCCGCACCGTCTCGCAGGCTCAGTTCGAGCGGACCTTCGACACCGGAACCCGGCTCCACCCCACCACCGACACCTACCTGGAAACGATCCGCGAAACCCGACCCACCGTCAGCAGCGCCATGACCCAGGAGTTCGCCGACCAGAGCCGGAAGTTCGCCCGCATCTAG
- a CDS encoding Asp23/Gls24 family envelope stress response protein, translating to MTTTVPDDKAGVSRAQWVIAEPVIAAVAARAALGVPGVVRLEPGLTGLVSQWTRLARQKINGLAPAPTEGVRVTLDDTAVPSRPRVSLDLVTSGQDQAAIVGRAVQREVRRAIAAATGLVPQAVTVSIMDVHVNGTDT from the coding sequence ATGACAACGACCGTGCCGGACGACAAGGCCGGGGTTTCCCGCGCCCAGTGGGTCATCGCCGAGCCGGTGATCGCCGCCGTCGCCGCCCGGGCCGCTCTCGGCGTCCCCGGCGTCGTGCGCCTCGAACCCGGCCTGACCGGGCTCGTCTCCCAGTGGACGCGGCTGGCACGCCAGAAGATCAACGGCCTTGCTCCGGCCCCGACCGAGGGCGTCAGAGTCACGCTCGACGACACCGCCGTCCCCTCGAGGCCGCGCGTCTCCCTCGACCTTGTCACCTCGGGGCAGGACCAGGCCGCCATCGTGGGACGGGCCGTCCAGCGCGAGGTCAGGCGCGCGATCGCCGCTGCCACCGGCCTCGTACCGCAGGCCGTCACGGTGTCGATCATGGACGTCCACGTGAACGGGACGGATACGTGA
- a CDS encoding YhjD/YihY/BrkB family envelope integrity protein: MPMKPSSAADRSSLLGRLRRAVSHSPVGRGWRRSSDLELGQLALGFAALGFLTLVPLLIIVSSGDPQQGHGFAQWLGEGLGVSTASREQVEELFTGPGQALRTTTAFGIAALAAFGLTFAAAVQAGYEKVWGLPPAHWRARWRHVVWLGVLTGYLFLSATTTLRGRPLGGGAVASLSAVLFLWWSQRMLLGGRIRWRALFPGAVATVMGLLGLRVFSRFVFSPMIASNTVTYGAIGTVLVIQTWLVGVGVVVFGGALVGRLVHEELPRVTHALKRRG; the protein is encoded by the coding sequence ATGCCGATGAAGCCCTCCAGCGCCGCCGACCGTTCGTCTCTGCTCGGACGGCTGCGCCGTGCCGTCAGCCATTCCCCAGTCGGGCGCGGATGGCGGCGGAGCAGCGACCTGGAGTTGGGGCAGCTTGCCCTGGGCTTCGCCGCGCTCGGATTCCTCACGCTGGTTCCGTTGCTGATCATCGTCTCCTCGGGCGATCCCCAGCAAGGGCACGGGTTCGCACAGTGGCTGGGGGAAGGGCTCGGCGTGTCGACGGCTTCCAGGGAACAGGTGGAAGAGCTGTTCACCGGGCCCGGCCAGGCACTGCGGACCACGACCGCGTTCGGCATCGCGGCCCTGGCGGCCTTCGGGCTGACCTTTGCAGCGGCGGTGCAGGCCGGCTACGAGAAGGTCTGGGGCCTGCCACCCGCCCACTGGCGGGCCAGGTGGCGGCACGTTGTGTGGCTCGGAGTCCTCACCGGATACCTCTTCCTCTCCGCCACGACGACTCTGCGGGGCAGGCCTCTGGGGGGTGGAGCGGTCGCGTCACTGAGCGCGGTCCTGTTCCTGTGGTGGTCCCAGCGCATGCTGCTCGGCGGGCGGATCCGGTGGCGGGCCCTGTTTCCCGGCGCCGTGGCCACCGTGATGGGACTGCTCGGCCTCAGAGTCTTCTCCCGGTTCGTCTTCTCGCCGATGATCGCATCCAACACTGTCACCTACGGGGCCATCGGGACCGTCCTGGTCATCCAGACCTGGCTGGTCGGCGTGGGCGTCGTCGTCTTCGGCGGCGCGCTGGTCGGCCGTCTGGTGCACGAGGAACTGCCACGCGTGACACACGCACTGAAACGCCGAGGATGA
- a CDS encoding Asp23/Gls24 family envelope stress response protein, with protein MDTATAPSTDADPDTCAAQRGRTTISDRAVGRIAARVLTEVEHIGGTAGRILGTAPRGDGSGSSARVTAKVTGDSVAALDVHLSVAYPESVARATENARTSLVHRLAELTGLTVTRVDIDVTALRSADSPSRRVQ; from the coding sequence ATGGACACCGCGACCGCACCGTCCACTGACGCCGACCCGGACACCTGTGCTGCGCAGCGTGGCAGGACAACGATCTCCGACCGTGCCGTAGGACGCATCGCCGCCCGGGTGTTGACGGAAGTCGAGCACATCGGTGGAACGGCCGGCCGGATACTCGGCACAGCGCCACGCGGAGACGGATCCGGCTCCTCGGCCCGGGTCACCGCGAAAGTCACCGGCGACTCGGTCGCTGCGCTGGACGTTCACCTCTCCGTCGCCTATCCGGAGTCCGTCGCCCGCGCCACCGAGAACGCCCGCACAAGCCTGGTGCACCGCCTGGCGGAACTCACCGGACTGACCGTGACCCGCGTCGACATCGACGTCACCGCCCTGCGCAGTGCCGACTCCCCATCCAGGAGAGTCCAATGA
- a CDS encoding PP2C family protein-serine/threonine phosphatase, producing the protein MSNQDTVGEAAPFDVDYEAVFRAMPGPALLLTPDLVMVDANDAFLERSGRDRGDLVGRSAFEVFPVDPADSDAPGSRLRASVDRVLTTVRQDTMTLRRYDLESPGRAEPWERRFWTPANAPVLGPDGRVALIISRVEDVTELVRIRAALREAGKALSDEEAMTAGLLSQSQDLQELNERLRLAHAREREIAVSLQRAMLPSVPLGFGEVAVRYRPAVGSLNVCGDWYDVLDLGQDRLAVAVGDVVGHGLEAAGVMGQLRSALSAAVRATGEPATALKTLALQTPTIEGAVAATALQTIVDRTAHTITYSRAGHPPPLLLHPDGCTADVLDEVVDPPLGVWDLDAVRSQASLAYEPGATLVLYTDGLIERRGEDIDTGLARLTDSLTQHCGLGPEALASALLADLHPRGNSPDDDTALVVVRL; encoded by the coding sequence ATGAGCAACCAGGACACCGTGGGCGAGGCCGCGCCATTCGACGTCGACTACGAGGCGGTCTTCCGCGCGATGCCCGGACCTGCGCTGCTGCTCACCCCTGACCTGGTCATGGTGGACGCGAACGACGCATTCCTTGAACGGTCCGGCCGCGACCGCGGGGATCTTGTGGGCCGTTCTGCATTCGAGGTGTTCCCGGTGGACCCCGCTGATTCGGACGCACCGGGCAGCCGGCTGCGCGCGTCGGTGGACCGGGTGCTGACCACCGTACGGCAGGACACCATGACCCTGCGGCGGTACGACCTCGAGTCGCCCGGACGGGCGGAACCCTGGGAGAGGCGATTCTGGACTCCGGCGAACGCGCCGGTTCTCGGCCCGGACGGGCGGGTGGCACTGATCATCTCCCGGGTGGAAGACGTCACCGAACTGGTCCGCATCCGCGCCGCCTTGCGCGAGGCGGGCAAGGCCCTCAGCGATGAAGAGGCCATGACGGCCGGGCTGCTCTCGCAGTCCCAGGATCTCCAGGAACTCAATGAACGGCTGCGCCTCGCCCACGCGCGGGAACGCGAGATCGCGGTCAGCCTGCAGCGCGCCATGCTGCCGAGTGTCCCTCTGGGCTTCGGCGAGGTGGCGGTGCGCTACCGCCCTGCAGTCGGTTCCCTCAACGTGTGCGGTGACTGGTACGACGTCCTCGACCTCGGTCAGGACCGCCTCGCTGTGGCTGTCGGTGACGTCGTCGGTCACGGTCTGGAAGCCGCCGGGGTGATGGGCCAGCTCCGCAGCGCCCTCAGCGCCGCCGTCCGCGCAACAGGTGAGCCGGCCACCGCCCTCAAGACACTCGCCCTGCAGACACCCACGATCGAGGGCGCCGTCGCAGCCACCGCCCTCCAGACGATCGTCGACCGGACCGCCCACACCATCACCTACAGCCGCGCCGGACACCCGCCACCCCTGCTCCTCCACCCCGACGGCTGCACTGCCGACGTCCTGGACGAGGTCGTGGACCCTCCCCTCGGCGTGTGGGACCTGGACGCGGTCAGAAGCCAGGCATCGCTCGCATACGAACCCGGAGCGACGCTCGTGCTGTACACGGACGGACTGATCGAACGCCGCGGCGAGGACATCGACACCGGCCTGGCGCGCCTCACCGACAGCCTCACCCAGCACTGCGGCCTCGGCCCCGAAGCCCTCGCCAGCGCCCTGCTCGCCGACCTCCATCCGCGCGGCAACAGCCCGGACGACGACACCGCCTTGGTCGTCGTCCGGTTGTGA
- a CDS encoding histone protein — MDDQTKMALAAAIAGGYVLGRTKKGKLALSVGTYLAGRRFGLEPRQLAAEGMRRLGEIPQVAELQDQLKGEVLEAGRKAVTAAATRSMGTLAATLHERTAGLGKKKEEEEPEEDYEEGYEEEEEPEEEYEEEEPEEEEPEEEDEEEEEAEEEAEEDQDEEPERERPQRSRSSRRPARPQRRGASRREETPSGRSASGAAAKRGSGKKSSASKPAAKKAAPAKKSATGRQARAKKAASSGRAEKKTSQRADRRR, encoded by the coding sequence ATGGACGATCAGACCAAGATGGCTCTCGCCGCGGCCATCGCCGGTGGCTACGTGCTGGGCCGGACGAAGAAGGGCAAGCTGGCGCTGAGCGTGGGGACCTATCTGGCGGGCAGGCGGTTCGGTCTCGAACCGCGCCAGCTCGCTGCCGAGGGAATGCGCAGGCTGGGGGAGATACCGCAGGTCGCCGAACTGCAGGACCAGCTGAAAGGGGAGGTTCTCGAGGCCGGCCGCAAAGCGGTGACAGCCGCCGCCACCCGCAGCATGGGGACTCTCGCCGCCACGCTCCACGAGCGCACGGCCGGCCTCGGCAAGAAGAAGGAAGAAGAGGAGCCGGAGGAGGACTACGAGGAAGGCTACGAGGAGGAGGAAGAGCCGGAGGAGGAGTACGAGGAAGAGGAGCCTGAGGAAGAGGAGCCTGAGGAGGAGGACGAGGAAGAGGAAGAAGCGGAGGAGGAAGCGGAAGAAGACCAGGACGAGGAACCCGAACGCGAGCGCCCGCAGCGCAGCAGAAGCTCCCGGCGGCCGGCTCGACCGCAAAGGCGTGGCGCGTCGAGGCGTGAGGAGACCCCCTCTGGCCGGAGCGCTTCCGGCGCAGCGGCGAAACGGGGATCCGGAAAGAAGAGCTCCGCATCGAAGCCGGCGGCGAAGAAGGCTGCCCCGGCGAAGAAGTCCGCCACCGGCAGGCAGGCTCGTGCGAAGAAGGCGGCGTCTTCAGGGCGTGCGGAGAAGAAGACGTCCCAGCGTGCCGATCGCCGGAGGTAG
- a CDS encoding type III effector protein has protein sequence MTPPHQPARPGTDAMSPRSFLAAAAALEAIDEALHSARNGLAGPSDAHVGPEQALASLLLLRQVREQLADWETGLIETARHAGASWADLAHPLGVASRQAAERRYLRNRPGPAGTTGEQRVQATRERRAAQRTTASWARRNAADLRRIAGQITALTDLPTAARLPISQLHAALAHDDPADLIHPLNATRPYLTTAHADLAAQLDTLTPP, from the coding sequence ATGACCCCGCCCCACCAGCCGGCCCGACCAGGTACCGACGCCATGAGCCCGCGGTCGTTCCTCGCCGCCGCGGCCGCCCTGGAGGCCATCGACGAAGCCCTGCACTCCGCCCGGAACGGACTCGCCGGCCCCTCCGACGCCCACGTCGGCCCCGAGCAGGCCCTGGCCTCCCTCCTGCTGCTGCGCCAGGTGCGCGAGCAGCTCGCGGACTGGGAGACCGGCCTCATCGAGACGGCCCGCCACGCAGGAGCCAGCTGGGCCGACCTCGCACACCCCCTCGGCGTCGCCAGCCGCCAGGCCGCCGAACGCCGCTACCTGCGCAACCGGCCCGGCCCCGCCGGAACCACCGGTGAACAACGCGTCCAGGCCACCCGCGAACGCCGCGCCGCCCAGCGCACCACCGCCTCCTGGGCCCGCCGCAACGCCGCCGACCTGCGGCGCATCGCCGGGCAGATCACCGCCCTGACCGACCTGCCCACCGCCGCCCGACTCCCGATCAGCCAACTCCACGCCGCACTCGCCCACGACGATCCCGCCGACCTCATCCACCCCCTCAACGCCACCCGCCCCTACCTGACCACCGCCCACGCCGACCTCGCCGCACAACTCGACACCCTCACACCCCCCTGA
- a CDS encoding DUF6286 domain-containing protein: protein MKRRPRRTVPATLTALVLLAACVLTAVVAIQLIAGQSPLISHRSVIDSLHSSHWNDTAVLGAGVAAVLLGLLLLLASLLPGKPTVLPLTGEVDAGVTRRSLRHALRSTAAGVDGVTRARVRLGRRTIVARIRTDRTNTTGLTDAVRGALDRRLDEIAPSNRPASRIRLRAPRNAP, encoded by the coding sequence ATGAAACGCCGGCCCCGCCGCACCGTCCCCGCCACCCTCACCGCCCTGGTCCTGCTCGCCGCGTGCGTCCTGACCGCCGTCGTCGCCATCCAACTGATCGCCGGGCAGAGCCCGCTCATCAGCCACCGATCCGTCATCGACAGCCTGCACAGCAGTCACTGGAACGACACCGCCGTTCTCGGCGCGGGTGTCGCGGCCGTCCTCCTCGGCCTCCTCCTTCTGCTCGCCTCGCTCCTGCCGGGGAAACCCACCGTCCTGCCGCTGACCGGTGAGGTGGACGCCGGCGTCACCAGGCGCAGCCTGCGCCATGCCCTGCGGAGCACGGCAGCGGGTGTCGACGGGGTGACCAGAGCAAGAGTGAGGCTGGGCCGCCGCACGATCGTCGCCCGCATCCGCACCGACCGGACCAACACCACGGGACTCACCGATGCCGTCCGCGGCGCGCTCGATCGGCGCCTGGACGAAATAGCCCCATCGAACAGGCCGGCATCGAGAATCCGGCTCCGTGCGCCCAGGAACGCGCCATGA
- a CDS encoding DUF2267 domain-containing protein, giving the protein MTVRREAFLDQVKERGEYDSLQETERAARVVLALLGAHLVGDVRAQLAARLPEGFALILLNPLQSAEPLSPERFVRATAAWIEGATEQTAAWDVGAVLSAVADAAGDDLLGQILLQLPAGYDLLFGRPQPG; this is encoded by the coding sequence GTGACGGTGCGACGGGAAGCGTTCCTCGACCAGGTGAAGGAACGCGGCGAGTACGACTCCCTGCAGGAGACCGAGCGCGCGGCGCGCGTGGTGCTCGCGCTGCTGGGCGCACACCTGGTCGGCGACGTACGCGCGCAGCTGGCGGCGCGTCTGCCGGAAGGCTTCGCCCTGATCCTTCTCAACCCGCTGCAGAGCGCCGAGCCGCTGTCACCGGAGCGGTTCGTGCGGGCGACCGCGGCCTGGATCGAAGGGGCCACCGAACAGACCGCGGCGTGGGACGTGGGCGCCGTCCTCAGCGCCGTCGCCGACGCCGCCGGCGACGATCTGCTGGGCCAGATCCTGCTCCAGCTCCCCGCGGGCTACGACCTCCTCTTCGGCCGCCCCCAGCCCGGCTGA
- a CDS encoding Hsp20/alpha crystallin family protein has product MLMRTDPFRELDRLAQQLMGPGTWSRPSPMPMDAYREGDEYVVAFDLPGVSADAIDIDVERNMLTVKAERRPVAKADDVQMELSERPLGVFSRQIVLADTLDTEHIRADYDAGVLILRIPIAERAKPRKIAIGIGSGHKEISG; this is encoded by the coding sequence ATGTTGATGCGCACCGACCCCTTCCGTGAGCTCGACCGGCTGGCGCAGCAGCTGATGGGCCCGGGCACCTGGTCGCGACCTTCCCCGATGCCGATGGACGCCTATCGCGAGGGTGACGAGTACGTGGTGGCCTTCGACCTCCCCGGCGTCAGCGCGGACGCGATCGACATCGACGTCGAACGGAACATGCTGACCGTCAAGGCCGAACGCCGTCCCGTGGCGAAGGCCGACGACGTGCAGATGGAGCTGTCGGAACGGCCGCTGGGCGTCTTCTCCCGCCAGATCGTGCTGGCCGACACGCTGGACACCGAGCACATCAGGGCCGACTACGACGCGGGCGTGCTCATCCTGAGGATCCCGATCGCCGAGCGGGCGAAGCCCCGCAAGATCGCCATCGGCATCGGGTCCGGCCACAAGGAGATCTCCGGCTGA
- a CDS encoding Asp23/Gls24 family envelope stress response protein: protein MTNPATTNTAEHSTFGAGSTDRSAGAPDASTAQASGQGSTTIADVVVQKIAGLAAREVPGVHELGGGAARAFGAVKGRIPGASASAGQGVSVEVGQRQAAVDLQMLVEYGVAIPDLAKDVRNNVIDSVEQMTGLEVVEVNINVNDVHLPADDGDGADQGPGDRVQ from the coding sequence ATGACGAACCCGGCCACCACGAATACCGCCGAACACTCGACGTTCGGCGCAGGCAGCACCGACAGGAGTGCCGGCGCACCGGATGCCTCCACTGCACAGGCGTCCGGGCAGGGTTCCACCACCATCGCCGACGTCGTCGTCCAGAAGATCGCCGGTCTTGCCGCTCGTGAGGTACCCGGCGTACACGAGCTGGGAGGCGGAGCGGCACGCGCGTTCGGCGCGGTGAAGGGACGGATCCCCGGAGCCTCGGCCAGTGCCGGACAGGGCGTTTCCGTTGAGGTCGGTCAGAGGCAGGCGGCCGTGGACCTCCAGATGCTGGTCGAATACGGCGTGGCCATACCCGATCTGGCCAAGGACGTCCGCAACAACGTCATCGACTCCGTCGAGCAGATGACCGGCCTGGAAGTCGTCGAGGTCAACATCAACGTCAACGACGTGCACCTGCCCGCCGACGACGGTGACGGCGCCGACCAGGGCCCGGGCGACCGTGTCCAGTAG
- a CDS encoding DUF5994 family protein: protein MTTTLDRTAPRDLAAELPARLSLTPKTTLAGQLDGAWWPRSRDLEAELPPLAAALDETWGRITRVTVNPAHWPVIARKVSVAGHIVHVGWFTEQHPDKLILLSYTTGRWDLLVIPPETEPRAAARLMAAAAVPGSVLTAGALMADEATIGRGIRDARGREADWESEGGACMSPFGFPMGRRALPLPGNTGR from the coding sequence ATGACCACCACCCTCGACCGGACCGCGCCGCGCGACCTCGCCGCAGAGCTCCCGGCACGCTTGTCCCTCACCCCGAAGACCACCCTCGCCGGCCAGCTCGACGGGGCCTGGTGGCCCCGTTCACGCGACCTCGAGGCCGAACTTCCGCCACTCGCGGCTGCGCTCGACGAAACCTGGGGCCGCATCACGCGCGTCACCGTCAACCCCGCCCACTGGCCCGTCATCGCGCGCAAGGTGTCCGTCGCCGGGCACATCGTGCACGTGGGTTGGTTCACCGAACAGCATCCCGACAAGCTGATCCTCCTCTCCTACACCACCGGCCGCTGGGACCTGCTGGTGATCCCGCCCGAGACCGAACCCCGCGCCGCTGCCCGCCTGATGGCAGCCGCGGCGGTCCCCGGCAGCGTCCTCACCGCCGGGGCTCTGATGGCAGACGAAGCCACCATCGGGCGCGGCATCCGCGACGCCCGAGGCCGGGAAGCCGACTGGGAAAGCGAAGGCGGAGCCTGCATGTCCCCCTTCGGCTTCCCGATGGGCAGACGCGCCCTCCCGCTGCCCGGAAACACCGGGAGGTGA
- a CDS encoding RNA polymerase sigma factor → MTSPTDVGPRLAVSAQEVALDDATLVVRARGGDTRAFEVLVRRYQGPMYRLALHMLAGRGDAEDVVQEVFLTAWRRLPQLRDHTAFLGWLYRATTNRCLNLIRARRPVAEADLDSRESVDAAGAPERAAQVSEQLTALGEALKRLTPEQRACWLLREVHGRSYMEIAGATGTTQTAVRGRIARARAQLAEAMAPWR, encoded by the coding sequence ATGACATCGCCCACAGATGTCGGTCCCCGGCTCGCCGTCTCCGCACAGGAGGTGGCGTTGGACGATGCCACCCTGGTGGTCCGCGCGCGCGGCGGCGACACACGGGCGTTCGAGGTGCTGGTGCGCCGCTACCAGGGACCGATGTACCGCCTGGCACTGCACATGCTGGCCGGCCGCGGCGATGCCGAGGACGTGGTGCAGGAGGTGTTCCTGACCGCATGGCGGCGGCTGCCGCAGTTGCGGGACCACACCGCGTTCCTCGGCTGGCTCTACCGGGCAACCACCAATCGGTGCCTGAACCTCATCCGGGCCCGCAGACCCGTCGCGGAAGCCGACCTGGACAGTCGCGAATCCGTCGACGCCGCTGGGGCACCCGAGCGGGCGGCGCAGGTCAGCGAGCAGTTGACGGCGCTCGGGGAGGCCCTGAAACGGCTGACGCCCGAGCAGCGGGCCTGCTGGTTGCTGAGAGAGGTGCACGGGCGCTCCTACATGGAGATCGCCGGTGCCACGGGCACCACCCAGACGGCAGTGCGTGGACGCATAGCGCGCGCTCGAGCGCAGTTGGCGGAGGCGATGGCTCCATGGCGATGA